ATAAATCAACAAATTTTAAGAACAGAAAAACAAACTCCCCTGTTTTATTTATCTTTTTTCTCGATGAGAAATACTGCACTTTGTATACAAATCATGagtaaaataaaaactaaaattactTCATCACTATGATCTTTATTGAACAAGTAGTAAAAACATTAACTAATCTGTAGAACGAGATAAACCTCTTACATAAGTACCagttctaattaattaaatattttttctacTACTGATATTGAAGTGCAGCAAGCTTCTCAATAGTAATCATCCTCAATGGCTCAGAGATCATGGAAGCTCTACTGCTGGTCGACAATTCTTGCGCCACAAAATGCATGCTGGGTCTTGACTCTGGTCTACTTCTCGTACATGAAAATGCCAAGCTCACCACTAACACCACAACCATTGATAATCTCCCAGAAGGAGGTAACAGCCGTTGATCTAACACATCTTTTAATAACATATTTGCAAATAATGTCTTCGACCGGGCTGATGATAAAGATTCCAACAGTTCTCCTGGGTGCTTTCCCATCATAATTTCCAAAGCTACGACTCCAAAGCTATAGACATCACACTTTTCTGTCACGCGCATGGTTAAAGCTAACTCTGCACAACAAAACCAATTTGAAAACAAACACTTGAAAAATTAAATTTGAGCATATTGGCAATCTAAAAGTTCATGCATGTGTTAATTAATATTGAGTAAAATTGTAACCTGGGGCCATGTAGCCGTAAGACCCAGCTACATTTGTCCAAATGGACAAGTCAGGGATCAACAATCGAGCCGTGCCAAAGTCTGAAAGTATTGGAACGAAATCGGAGCCGAGTAGTACATTGTTCAAAGACACATCGCGGTGGACTATTGGTGGAGAACAGTCGTGGTGCAAGTATGAGATTGCATGAGCTAGTCCTTGAACTATCTTCACCCTAGAATCCCAATCAAGATCGGTTGAGCCATATAATACTTTAGCAAGGCTGCCCCTATTTGCATATTGATACACCAAGTACAAACCACCCTTTCTTGAACAGAACCCATAAAGCTTTATGATGTTCCGATGTCGGACTTCGGTCAGAGTTCGAATCTCATTCTCGAAACTTATGCGACTAACTTCGGGAATGTCACTCGAATCTGACATATGCAACCGCTTAACCGCAAGAACCAACTCATGTGATCTCAATATAGCCTTGTAAACAGTACCGAAGCCTCCTTTTCCAATGCAATACTTGTCGTCGAAGTCTTCGGTTGCCTCCACGATTTCTCCGAATGTAAACTTTGCGTCTTTCTCCCATATCAATGACTGATGAGTGTCCTTTTGGTTAGAACTTTTCCTTTGCTTATCTAACACTTTGAATTTATGGCACAATATGAGAGTCATGACAATGGCAGTAACAAGAACTACAAGGCCACAAACAACGCCCATGACTATAATAAGAACAGTGTTACTTTTGCTTTTTTGCCTTCTACAAGGCTTAAGTCCTGTACTGTTTCCACACAATCCAGGATTTCCATCATAAACAATTTTTGGAGCATTTTGGAAAGTTGGGATCGAACCACTCAAGTTGTTGAAAGAAAAATCGATGCAACTTACACTCATTAGGTGGGAAAATGATTGTGGAATACTACCTGAGAGGTTGTTATGAGAGATGTTGAGGATTTCCAACATTGTAAGCTTGGAGAGGCTTGAGGGTATTTCTCCAAATATTAAATTGCTACTCAGATCCAATACATAATGCAAAGAGGCCAAATTACCAAGCTCTGGTGGTATTTCACTTGATATAATATTGTGACTGAGGTTTAAGCTCAGCAGTCCTTCACAATTACCAAGCCACTCTGGTATCTTACCAGCTAAATTGTTTGTCGACAAATCAAGATGCTGTAGCTCACTCAAATCTGATAGACTCGTAGGGATTTCCCCTGTCAAATGATTATTGCTGAGATTAAGATGGTACAAAAGTTTAAGATCTCCCAATTGAGTTGGAATTTCGCCACTTAACTCATTGGACTCTAGGCTCAAAAGTTCCAACTTTGTCAAACTCCCGAGTTCCGGAGGGATCTTACCGGAGATTTTATTTTGGCCCATCTGCAATCTGGTGAGATTCTGGCATTTTCCCCAGGTAATTGAAATTTCACCAATGAATAGGTTGTTGTTGAAGAAGATGGAATCAAGATGTGGGTGAACGCCAAAAGCATTGGTGATGTTGCTTGTGAATCGGTTCCCATCGAGCCTTACTCTTTTTAATTTGGTGCATTTTCTCAGGCACTCAGGCAATGCCCCTGTAAAGTTGTTGTTGTCTACCGTCAACTCCTCTAGATTGAGCCCTCTACACAATTCTTGAGGCAACTCTCCAAAGAAGTTGTTGTCTGATAAGCTAACCAAATTCAATCTAGGAATGTTCTTCCCAAAGTGTTTGGGAATTGTTCCAGTGAAATTATTGGAAAAAACAGATAACGTCTCCAAGTTACTCAGATTTTCGATCTCTGGTGGTATGGTTCCAACCAGATTGTTGTAGAAAAGTTGCAGCAAGGTAAGGTTTTTTAAGGTCCATAGAGAAGATGGAATTGGACCCATGAGATGGTTTTGGGAAAGATCCAACATTTTAAGTTTCTTCAAGTTTCCAATCTCTGAAGGAATTGAGCCAGTGAAATTATTGGAATAAACAAATAACTTCTCCAAGTTACTCAGCCTAGAAATGTTAACTGGCAACTCTCCTGATAGTTGGTTAATGGCTACAACAAAAGTTGTGAGGAATTCTAGATTTTCGATCTCTGGTGGTATGGTTCCGACCAGATTGTTGTTGAAAAGTTGCAGCCAAGTAAGGTTTTTTAAGTTCCATAGAGAAGATGGAATTGGACCCATGAGATGGTTCTCGGAAAGATCCAACATTTTAAGTTTCTTCAAGTTTCCAATCTCTGAAGGAATTGAACCAGTGAAATTATTGGCGTGAAGAATTAATTCCTCCAAGTTACTAAGACTGAAAATGTTAACTGGCAACTCTCCTGATAGCTGGTTGTTGTTTACATAGAAAAAGATGAGGTATTTGAGGTTCCACATAGAAGTTGGAATTGGACCGGTTAGATTGTTCCGAGAAAGAGCCAACATTTTAAGTAACGGTAGATTGGAGAATACAGATTTTGGAATTGAGCCATTCCATTTGTTTTGGGACATGTCTAGGAAGGTCAAGTTCCTACACTTTAATATGAAATCTGGGAATGTTGAATTAAAGTTATTCAAAGAAAGATCAAGGTAGGTTAACAAAGGCATGCTTGAAAATTTAGACCAATCAGAAGTCTCCAAATAGTTTGCTCCAAGTGACAAGTGTCGTACCTTTTCTAGAGTGCTGAGCTGGTAAGGAATTGTACCCTCAAGAGAATTGTTGAACAGACTAAGATATTGAAGCTCTGACAATTGGCTCATCTCCACTGGTATTTCTCCTTCAATATGATTGTCACTCAAGTCCAACAAAGTGAGCTTGGTGAGATTACCAATGGCGGGTGGTATAAAACCAGCGATATTATTGTTGTTGAGGTTGAATACAGTGATGTTATGGAATGGAGAAAAGTTGAACTCGTCTAATGAACCTTTCAGGTACAAGTTGGAGAGGTCTATTTGTGAGATTTCCCCGGTGGAGCCATCGCAGACAACACTAGTCCAGTTGCAAAGATTGTTGATGTTGTTGCTGGACCATGAATTCAGAGAAGATGGTTTCAACACCAAGCTGTTCTTCCATCCTATCAGAGCCTCTGCTTGTGGTTTTGATGAGGAAGTAATCTTCAATGGAAGCAAAACAAAAATATGATGAACAAGAACAAGAAGAGAGAAAGGAGTTCGTGGAACTATTTTCATGGTGTAGACTTCAGATTGTAAAGCTTGATTTGAATAAATTGGATTATTGTTTTTCACTCTCTTATATAGAGGGAAAAAACGTTCTTGACTCTCGGAAATCCAAAACTTTCCCTTTCAACATTTTTCAATAAAGcaaattttatataatttttaggACAGTGTAAAGGACAAAAGCAATATAAAGGTCTATACTGATGTGAAGTTCTATAGTGCATctaataatttcataaaattttaaatgaTACTGTGTATACTACGTTATTACTAAACTGTAATTTGTGTACATAAATATGATCAGTATTTctattaacttttttattttttgaaagagAGGAATGTATGATTAAAATGGATCCCATATGCATCTCATCTCATGTGTATAGAACATGAGAAATGGTGCAATTATTACCTATGAATAGGGGTGAATCGACATTGAAAAGTTAAGATAATTGTGGAAAAATGTCTTATCACAAACATTATCATCTAATGAGGTATACATTAGCAAAAATGAATCGTGATTTTTCATCTaatgagtttatatatatattaattaaaatattatatattagtttaaaaaaattaatcacacatgttaaaataataaacttatatggttttaaaaaataatattcacATATGTTTAAtgtatattaatttatatttttcttctataaacatatattacattttaatttagaagaaaaaataCAAACTAATATACTTATACATATTGGTGTGGAATATAATATATGCTTAtagaagaaaaatataaattgatatacatatatatgtgtgagtaatttttttaaaCGAGAAAAATGTGTATGGTGTGGAACAgaatcataattaaatattttttttatttattaaaataaacaaagtagaatctttttttaaaaaaaaaaaaacatttttgtataaaagttggcaAATGAACAAAATGGGAACTCTCAACAAAAGTGGGAGCTAAAAAGATTATTTTTTGATGTTGGTGGAGAGATTCAAATTTGGCACCTCGAGAAAATATTGCATGATGGGTACAAAGGAATTTCGGGGAAATTTC
The genomic region above belongs to Humulus lupulus chromosome 1, drHumLupu1.1, whole genome shotgun sequence and contains:
- the LOC133784679 gene encoding MDIS1-interacting receptor like kinase 2-like, producing the protein MKIVPRTPFSLLVLVHHIFVLLPLKITSSSKPQAEALIGWKNSLVLKPSSLNSWSSNNINNLCNWTSVVCDGSTGEISQIDLSNLYLKGSLDEFNFSPFHNITVFNLNNNNIAGFIPPAIGNLTKLTLLDLSDNHIEGEIPVEMSQLSELQYLSLFNNSLEGTIPYQLSTLEKVRHLSLGANYLETSDWSKFSSMPLLTYLDLSLNNFNSTFPDFILKCRNLTFLDMSQNKWNGSIPKSVFSNLPLLKMLALSRNNLTGPIPTSMWNLKYLIFFYVNNNQLSGELPVNIFSLSNLEELILHANNFTGSIPSEIGNLKKLKMLDLSENHLMGPIPSSLWNLKNLTWLQLFNNNLVGTIPPEIENLEFLTTFVVAINQLSGELPVNISRLSNLEKLFVYSNNFTGSIPSEIGNLKKLKMLDLSQNHLMGPIPSSLWTLKNLTLLQLFYNNLVGTIPPEIENLSNLETLSVFSNNFTGTIPKHFGKNIPRLNLVSLSDNNFFGELPQELCRGLNLEELTVDNNNFTGALPECLRKCTKLKRVRLDGNRFTSNITNAFGVHPHLDSIFFNNNLFIGEISITWGKCQNLTRLQMGQNKISGKIPPELGSLTKLELLSLESNELSGEIPTQLGDLKLLYHLNLSNNHLTGEIPTSLSDLSELQHLDLSTNNLAGKIPEWLGNCEGLLSLNLSHNIISSEIPPELGNLASLHYVLDLSSNLIFGEIPSSLSKLTMLEILNISHNNLSGSIPQSFSHLMSVSCIDFSFNNLSGSIPTFQNAPKIVYDGNPGLCGNSTGLKPCRRQKSKSNTVLIIVMGVVCGLVVLVTAIVMTLILCHKFKVLDKQRKSSNQKDTHQSLIWEKDAKFTFGEIVEATEDFDDKYCIGKGGFGTVYKAILRSHELVLAVKRLHMSDSSDIPEVSRISFENEIRTLTEVRHRNIIKLYGFCSRKGGLYLVYQYANRGSLAKVLYGSTDLDWDSRVKIVQGLAHAISYLHHDCSPPIVHRDVSLNNVLLGSDFVPILSDFGTARLLIPDLSIWTNVAGSYGYMAPELALTMRVTEKCDVYSFGVVALEIMMGKHPGELLESLSSARSKTLFANMLLKDVLDQRLLPPSGRLSMVVVLVVSLAFSCTRSRPESRPSMHFVAQELSTSSRASMISEPLRMITIEKLAALQYQ